A DNA window from Ranitomeya imitator isolate aRanImi1 chromosome 2, aRanImi1.pri, whole genome shotgun sequence contains the following coding sequences:
- the LOC138661479 gene encoding myb-related transcription factor, partner of profilin-like — protein MSGDTEEVTRLRKPRFSYEENQILIREVRAHYSMLYGAQSRRLSVAERRCVWEGIAAKINAITNWKRTAQEVQKRWNDFKRRTKEKLARIPHSTQNGTAEDVLTAEEETIFAILGPGVVPGRDSYLHGTRLGAMDLHLAGPGSSSTENSLSGPCCPPDPPMLLHPKASASPTPQLHIVQLPQLSPSPDPSDGDSPEQLPPGSPLLAPGGVSQHYDPTVAMLRAQQETAEAIRHLTYTLRQSMDRLTNVLATLLPLIPPQPASPAPSAIIEPVYFPTKTEPESEPCSVSYEVESHEAHEDGAQETTEVQPQPPSSPPPPNKRKRFSYLTSRKRRGRWKNL, from the exons ATGTCTGGCGACACGGAGGAGGTGACTCGCCTCCGTAAGCCCAGGTTTTCTTATGAGGAGAACCAGATCCTGATCCGAGAAGTGCGAGCCCATTATTCTATGCTGTACGGTGCACAGAGCCGGCGTCTCAGCGTGGCAGAGCGACGCTGTGTGTGGGAGGGCATCGCCGCAAAGATCAACGCCATCACCAACTGGAAGAGAACCGCCCAGGAAGTGCAGAAACGCTGGAATGACTTTAAGAGACGGACCAAGGAGAAGTTGGCTCGTATCCCTCACTCCACGCAGAACGGCACAGCAGAGGACGTTCTCACGGCGGAGGAGGAAACCATCTTTGCCATCCTGGGGCCGGGGGTGGTGCCTGGGAGGGACTCCTATCTCCATGGGACGCGGCTGGGAGCTATGG ATTTACATTTAGCCGGCCCTGGCTCGTCTAGTACTGAAAACTCTCTGAGTGGTCCCTGCTGCCCCCCGGACCCACCAATGCTGCTTCATCCTAAGGCTTCTGCTTCCCCAACGCCTCAACTTCACATCGTTCAGTTGCCCCAGCTGAGCCCCTCGCCAGATCCCTCAGATGGGGACTCTCCAGAACAGCTGCCCCCTGGTTCTCCTTTACTTGCCCCCGGTGGTGTCAGTCAGCACTACGACCCGACTGTTGCCATGCTGAGAGCCCAGCAAGAAACTGCAGAAGCTATAAGGCACCTTACCTACACCCTGCGGCAAAGCATGGACCGTTTGACCAATGTCCTGGCCACCCTGTTGCCTCTTATACCTCCCCAGCCAGCGTCCCCGGCCCCCTCGGCCATTATTGAACCTGTTTACTTTCCCACAAAGACAGAGCCAGAGTCTGAGCCTTGTTCTGTAAGTTATGAGGTAGAGAGTCACGAGGCGCATGAAGATGGCGCCCAGGAGACTACAGAAGTGCAGCCGCAGCCTCCGTCCTCCCCACCGCCCCCAAACAAGAGGAAGAGATTTTCCTACTTGACCTCACGTAAACGCAGAGGCCGCTGGAAAAACCTATAG